The Pogona vitticeps strain Pit_001003342236 chromosome 3, PviZW2.1, whole genome shotgun sequence genome includes a window with the following:
- the NIPA1 gene encoding magnesium transporter NIPA1 yields MTSWCRARATDRLESHALPLQSRVLERLRSCWTLATAALALFLLPSSLRRQSQGERLPDPPAGARGPEGAQLSQEPRRRSPAAGGSGKGAAFVVQGGSRLSRRRCLAGSGSEGKGKGRGGKRESSRIAGACCLGLAGWLAKRMAVGTAAGAAGVPPNPGPAAVSLGLSVAVVSSLVNGSTFVLQKKGIVRARGRGTSYLTDIVWWSGTIAMALGQIGNFLAYTAVPTVLVTPLGALGVPFGSILASYLLKEKLNILGKLGCLLSCAGSVVLIIHSPKSESVTTQAELEEKLTNPVFVGYLCVVLLMLLLLIFWIAPAHGPTNIMVYISICSLLGSFTVPSTKGIGLAAQDIFHNNPSSQRALYLCLVLLAVLGCSIIIQFRYINKALECFDSSVFGAIYYVVFTTLVLLASAILFREWSNVGVVDFLGMACGFTTVSIGIVLIQVFKEFSFSIGDLNKPNMKTD; encoded by the exons ATGACGTCATGGTGCAGAGCCCGGGCCACGGACCGACTCGAATCCCATGCGCTCCCTCTCCAGTCTCGGGTTCTGGAGCGGCTCCGCTCATGCTGGACGCTCGCCACCGCCGCCCTCGCCCTCTTTCTGCTCCCCTCCAGCCTCAGGCGGCAGAGCCAGGGGGAGCGGCTCCCCGATCCTCCCGCAGGGGCGCGGGGGCCAGAGGGCGCTCAGCTCTCCCAAGAGCCGCGGCGAAGGAGCCCAGCTGCCGGCGGCTCCGGGAAGGGGGCGGCGTTTGTGGTTCAGGGCGGGTCCCGCTTAAGTCGCCGCCGGTGCCTGGCCGGCTCGGGAagtgaaggaaagggaaaggggagagggggaaaaagagaaagcagcCGGATCGCCGGGGCGTGCTGcttggggctggctggctggctggcaaagAGGATGGCGGTCGGTACGGCAGCAGGGGCCGCAGGGGTGCCGCCAAACCCCGGCCCGGCTGCGGTCTCGCTAGGCTTGAGCGTGGCGGTGGTCTCCAGCCTAGTCAATGGCTCCACGTTCGTGCTGCAGAAAAAAGGGATCGTGCGGGCGAGAGGACGAG GAACTTCATATTTAACTGATATAGTCTGGTGGTCAGGCACTATTGCAA TGGCACTTGGTCAGATTGGGAATTTCCTAGCCTATACTGCAGTTCCTACGGTTCTGGTCACTCCCCTTGGAGCTCTTGGGGTTCCCTTTGG ATCCATTTTAGCTTCCTATTTGCTGAAAGAAAAGCTCAACATTCTCGGCAAACTGGGCTGCCTGCTGAGCTGTGCTGGTTCCGTTGTTCTCATCATCCATTCGCCAAAGTCTGAAAGTGTCACCACCCAGGCTGAGCTTGAAGAAAAACTCACAAATCCAG tATTCGTGGGCTACCTCTGCGTTGTCCTCCTCATGCTGCTTCTACTTATCTTTTGGATTGCACCAGCTCATGGACCCACTAACATTATGGTTTACATAAGCATTTGCTCCTTGTTAGGAAGTTTCACAGTGCCGAGTACAAAAGGCATTGGACTGGCTGCTCAAGATATTTTTCACAATAACCCATCGAGTCAAAGGGCACTGTACCTCTGTTTGGTTCTGCTAGCAGTATTGGGATGTAGCATAATAATTCAGTTCAGGTACATCAACAAGGCGCTGGAATGTTTTGACTCCTCTGTGTTTGGTGCCATCTACTATGTAGTGTTCACTACTCTAGTCTTGCTGGCCTCAGCAATCCTGTTCAGAGAGTGGAGTAATGTTGGAGTGGTTGATTTCTTAGGGATGGCTTGCGGATTTACTACTGTATCTATTGGAATTGTTCTTATACAAGTCTTCAAGGAGTTCAGTTTCAGTATTGGAGATTTGAATAAGCCTAACATGAAGACTGATTAA